Sequence from the Kribbella aluminosa genome:
CTGAACGTGCACGAGAACCTCGACCGCGCCACCACGTCGACGTTGATCACGGTCGCGCTGGCCGGCGCCTGCCTCGGCTTCCTGCCGCACAACTTCTTCCCGGCCAGGGTTTTCATGGGCGACTCCGGCGCCCTGCTGATCGGCCTGATGCTGGCCGCGTCGACGATCAGCCTGACCGGCCAGATGGACCCGAACGCGGTCCCGTACGAGGTCGGCGGCTCCAGCCTGCTGCCCGCGCTCCTGCCGTTGGTGCTCCCAATCGCCATCCTCGCGATCCCGGCGCTGGACCTGACGCTCGCGTACATCCGCCGTACCAAGGCGGGCCGGTCGCCGTTCGCGGCCGACAAGCAGCACCTCCATCACCGCCTCATGCAACGCGGCCACTCGCACCGCCGCGCCGTGCTGCTGATGTACCTGTGGACCGCCTTGATCGCGTACGGCGTGGTCGTCCTCGGCCTGGTCCTGTACTGGTGGACGGCGCTGATCGTGTTCGCCGTCGCGGTCACCGCGGTACTGCTCACGACGGGTCTCCCTGGCCGTCGCCGGAAACCGCTCGCCAAAGTCTGAGTGCCCGCTGAGAGGGACCAGACCACCCATCGGTGTGGCCTACCGATAAGGTGTGGCTGTACAGCGGCAGGGGACTCGTTTTGCTGACCGTGCAGACTTTGTGCTAGTTTTCACAAGCACCAGCAAAGAACAGCGACACCCCTGACCCCGCCCACCCGACGAGTTGGCCGCGAGACCAGCCCGCCTGCAGGACGGAACCACCAGATGGCTCCCACGAACCACCGCCAGAAGATCGCCGGAGAAGCGACCAAGCACCCGGCGCTGGTCATGCTGCGTGGAGCGCTGGTCGCGGCGCTGGTCGTCGGGGTGAACGCGGCCGCCGTGTCCACCGTCGCCGCCGGGCTGCCCGGCCTCTGGGGCGCGTTGCTCGGCCTGCTGATCGTGGTCGTCTTCTCCGGTGCCGGCCTGTTCGCGCTGCACCTGTCCCGGAACACCACCCCGACCATGCAGCTCGCGGTCGCGATGGCGTCGTACACCGGCCGGATCGCGGTCTTCGGCGGGCTGCTGGCGATCGCGCTGAGCTCGGACACGCTCGCGAAGTACGTGAACCTGACCGTGCTCGGCCTGGTCGCGCTGGTGGTCGTGATGGGCTGGATGGCCGGCGAGATCTGGGCCTGGTCCCGGCTTCGGGTGCCGATCTACAACCTCGACAAAGAGGTGACCAGATGAGCACCGTAGGTAACGTTTCGCCTGCTGTGGTGGAGATTACGGGCCCTGATGTGACCACAACTGTCACCAACTGGTACGTTTCGGGTGCCAATGAGCGAGCAAAAGGATCCGAAGCCATCACCCGGAGCGGGCGACGGCTGGCGGGTCCTGTCCTACTTGATCGGCGGTGTCCTGGTCTACGGGGGCATCGGGTTCGGGTTGGACCGCCTCCTCGGCACCCAGTTTTTGGTTCTGGTGGGCATCGTCCTCGGTGCCGGGCTCACCATCTTGATGTTGCACTTCCGGTACGGGTCGCGGTCCTGACCTCAGGTCCGATCCCTACCGGGTCTGACGTTGTTGACCGCCATGCCCTGAGCCGCCCTGCCCTTTGCCACAAGGCGTCCGACTTGAGCACGACGCGAGAGGAGACCCGGTGACCGCCGGCGTTCCGACCGAGTTCATCGCACCCGGTCCGCAAAGCTTCAACACCCCGCCGATCATCGATGGCGTGGACTGGTTCACCAAGCCCGTGCTGGTGGCCGCGCTGTCCGTCGT
This genomic interval carries:
- a CDS encoding AtpZ/AtpI family protein; the encoded protein is MSEQKDPKPSPGAGDGWRVLSYLIGGVLVYGGIGFGLDRLLGTQFLVLVGIVLGAGLTILMLHFRYGSRS
- a CDS encoding glycosyltransferase family 4 protein, whose translation is MREYLLVLFVAMATTFLLTGVARQIAMRYGAVAKVRARDVHKVPIPYFGGLSILGGLIAGYAVASNLPFLGNSLQVAHDARAILVGGVVICAVGVVDDLYELDAITKLAGEVLAVGVLVVQGIQLYWLPLPGGVISPSPAQLAVLTAGILLVSCNAVNFVDGLDGLAAGVTAIGATAFFIYSYLLNVHENLDRATTSTLITVALAGACLGFLPHNFFPARVFMGDSGALLIGLMLAASTISLTGQMDPNAVPYEVGGSSLLPALLPLVLPIAILAIPALDLTLAYIRRTKAGRSPFAADKQHLHHRLMQRGHSHRRAVLLMYLWTALIAYGVVVLGLVLYWWTALIVFAVAVTAVLLTTGLPGRRRKPLAKV